In a single window of the Pseudomonas entomophila genome:
- a CDS encoding OsmC domain/YcaO domain-containing protein, with protein sequence MEIKVNFLDNLRLEAKFDDFTVIADQPIRYKGDGSAPGPFDYFLASSALCAAYFVKLYCQTRDIPTENIRLSQNNIVDPENRYNQIFKIQVELPEDISEKDRQGILRSIDRCTVKKVVQTGPEFIIEEVDNLDADAQALLMPVSDSTTYIPGKDLPLEQTIANMSAILAGLGMKIEIASWRNIVPNVWSLHVRDAQSPMCFTNGKGATKEAALASALGEFIERLNCNFFYNDQFWGEDIANAPFVHYPNEQWFKPGPKDALPAEILDEYCLEVFNPDGELRGSHLYDTNSGNKERGICSLPFVRQSDGETVYFPSNLIENLYLSNGMSAGNTLAEAQVQCLSEIFERAVKREILEGELCLPDVPQAVLTKYPGIVAGIQGLEEQGFPVLVKDASLGGEFPVMCVTLMNPRTGGVFASFGAHPSFEVALERSLTELLQGRSFEGLNDLPQPTFESHALTEPNNFVEHFIDSSGVVSWRFFSAKADFEFVEWDFSGHGEDSNVQEAQTLFGILEGLGKEVYMAVYDDLGATACRILVPGYSEIYPVEDLIWDNTNRALGFRSDILNLHQLDNRSLKLLLKRLDNAEVDDYTTITTLIGVEFDDNTVWGQLTILELKLLVHLVLQRFEDAKELVEMFLQFNDNTVERGLFYQALNVVLEVVLDDELEMADYEPNFRRMFGNERMDAVLGSVDGSVRFHGLTPTSMKLEGLDRHLRLVESYKKLHAARARAAGLV encoded by the coding sequence ATGGAAATCAAGGTCAATTTTCTCGACAACCTCCGTCTCGAAGCCAAGTTCGACGACTTCACGGTGATCGCCGACCAGCCGATCCGCTACAAGGGCGACGGTTCGGCCCCGGGGCCGTTCGACTACTTCCTGGCGTCGTCGGCCCTGTGCGCGGCGTACTTCGTCAAGCTGTACTGCCAGACCCGCGACATCCCGACGGAGAACATCCGCCTGTCGCAGAACAACATCGTCGACCCCGAGAACCGCTACAACCAGATCTTCAAGATCCAAGTCGAGTTGCCCGAGGATATCTCCGAGAAGGACCGCCAGGGCATCCTGCGCTCCATCGACCGCTGCACCGTGAAAAAGGTGGTGCAGACCGGCCCCGAGTTCATCATCGAAGAAGTCGACAACCTCGACGCCGACGCCCAGGCGCTGCTGATGCCGGTATCGGACAGCACCACCTACATTCCGGGCAAGGACCTGCCGCTGGAGCAGACCATCGCCAACATGTCGGCGATCCTGGCGGGGCTGGGGATGAAGATCGAGATCGCCTCGTGGCGCAACATCGTGCCCAATGTCTGGTCGCTGCATGTGCGTGACGCGCAGTCGCCGATGTGCTTCACCAACGGCAAGGGCGCCACCAAGGAAGCCGCGCTGGCCTCGGCGCTGGGCGAGTTCATCGAGCGGCTGAACTGCAACTTCTTCTACAACGACCAGTTCTGGGGCGAGGACATCGCCAACGCGCCGTTCGTGCACTACCCCAACGAGCAGTGGTTCAAGCCCGGGCCCAAGGACGCGCTGCCGGCCGAGATCCTCGATGAGTACTGCCTGGAAGTCTTCAACCCGGACGGCGAACTGCGCGGCTCGCACCTGTACGACACCAACTCGGGCAACAAGGAGCGCGGCATCTGCTCGCTGCCATTCGTGCGCCAATCGGACGGTGAGACGGTGTACTTCCCATCCAACCTGATCGAGAACCTGTACCTGAGCAACGGCATGAGCGCCGGCAATACCCTCGCCGAGGCGCAGGTGCAGTGCCTGTCGGAAATTTTCGAGCGGGCGGTCAAGCGCGAAATCCTCGAAGGCGAGCTGTGCCTGCCGGACGTGCCGCAAGCGGTGCTGACCAAGTACCCGGGTATCGTCGCCGGCATCCAGGGCCTGGAGGAGCAGGGCTTCCCGGTGCTGGTCAAGGACGCATCGCTCGGTGGTGAGTTCCCGGTGATGTGCGTGACCCTGATGAACCCGCGCACCGGTGGCGTGTTCGCCTCGTTCGGCGCCCACCCAAGCTTCGAGGTGGCGCTGGAGCGCAGCCTTACCGAACTGCTGCAGGGCCGCAGCTTCGAGGGCCTGAACGACCTGCCGCAACCCACCTTCGAAAGCCACGCGCTGACCGAACCGAACAACTTCGTCGAGCACTTCATCGACTCCAGCGGCGTGGTGTCGTGGCGCTTCTTCAGCGCCAAGGCCGACTTCGAGTTCGTCGAGTGGGACTTCAGCGGCCATGGCGAAGACTCCAACGTGCAAGAGGCGCAGACCCTGTTCGGCATCCTCGAGGGCCTGGGCAAGGAGGTGTACATGGCCGTGTACGACGACCTCGGCGCTACCGCCTGCCGCATCCTGGTGCCGGGTTACTCGGAGATCTACCCGGTCGAGGACCTGATCTGGGACAACACCAACCGAGCGCTGGGTTTCCGTTCCGACATCCTCAACCTGCACCAACTCGACAACCGCTCGCTGAAGCTGCTGCTCAAGCGCCTGGACAATGCCGAGGTGGACGATTACACCACCATCACCACGCTGATCGGCGTCGAGTTCGATGACAACACGGTGTGGGGCCAGCTCACCATCCTCGAGCTGAAGCTGCTGGTCCACCTGGTGCTGCAGCGTTTCGAGGATGCCAAGGAACTGGTCGAGATGTTCCTGCAGTTCAACGACAACACCGTCGAACGCGGGCTGTTCTACCAGGCGCTCAACGTGGTGCTGGAGGTGGTGCTGGACGATGAGCTGGAAATGGCCGACTACGAGCCCAACTTCCGCCGCATGTTCGGCAACGAGCGGATGGACGCGGTGCTGGGCTCGGTGGATGGCAGTGTGCGCTTCCATGGGTTGACGCCGACCAGCATGAAGCTGGAAGGGTTGGACCGGCACCTGCGGCTGGTCGAGAGCTACAAGAAGCTGCACGCGGCGCGGGCTCGCGCGGCGGGGTTGGTTTGA
- a CDS encoding phytanoyl-CoA dioxygenase family protein translates to MNERERLHRDGYALLRGAIPAAWLEGLRAVFDAGVKPSAQWPVPRGQDWRHSQLDCDPLIQAVCRLPCVLATAGELIGERFFLAQVEGREPLVGGGHQQLHRDLSAQRPGDMVGALVYLDDYGPANGATRIVPGSHRPVPGAPPFDFGDESRAVHVSGLAGDILVFDVDLVHAASLNTSGARRRSLLVNYSAQGLYASHLQTLKLRDIRMATHDRFEPSGFPLSAP, encoded by the coding sequence ATGAACGAACGCGAACGGCTGCACCGAGACGGCTATGCCCTGCTTCGCGGAGCGATTCCAGCTGCCTGGCTGGAAGGTTTGCGCGCCGTGTTCGATGCCGGGGTGAAACCCTCGGCGCAATGGCCAGTGCCACGTGGCCAGGACTGGCGTCATTCGCAGTTGGACTGCGACCCGCTGATCCAGGCGGTGTGCCGGCTACCGTGCGTGCTGGCGACGGCTGGCGAGCTGATCGGAGAGCGTTTCTTCCTCGCCCAGGTGGAGGGGCGCGAACCCCTCGTTGGCGGCGGTCATCAGCAACTGCACCGCGACCTGAGCGCGCAACGCCCGGGCGATATGGTGGGTGCCCTGGTTTACCTGGATGATTATGGCCCCGCCAACGGCGCGACCCGCATCGTCCCGGGCAGCCATCGCCCGGTGCCGGGCGCGCCGCCCTTCGACTTCGGCGACGAGTCCCGCGCCGTGCATGTGTCCGGCCTGGCCGGTGACATCCTGGTGTTCGATGTCGACCTGGTGCACGCGGCCAGCCTCAACACCAGTGGCGCACGCCGCCGCTCACTGCTGGTCAACTACAGCGCGCAGGGCCTGTACGCGTCCCATCTGCAAACACTGAAGCTGCGTGATATTCGCATGGCCACCCATGACAGGTTCGAGCCGTCCGGCTTCCCCCTCAGTGCGCCGTGA
- a CDS encoding DUF1289 domain-containing protein encodes MAKDIDNPCVSLCQLNSELCVSCGRTRDEIRKWRGMKRPEKMATVQRAATRMKAIVKKNAKRQAGQVTAH; translated from the coding sequence ATGGCCAAAGACATCGACAACCCCTGCGTCTCGCTGTGCCAGCTCAACAGTGAGCTGTGCGTGAGCTGCGGCCGGACTCGGGACGAGATCCGCAAGTGGCGGGGCATGAAGCGCCCGGAGAAGATGGCGACCGTGCAGCGGGCCGCCACGCGGATGAAGGCCATCGTCAAGAAAAATGCCAAGCGCCAGGCCGGGCAGGTCACGGCGCACTGA
- a CDS encoding amino acid adenylation domain-containing protein — translation MPKSLPDPTSRLAYQADTPIFHAFMGQARDCPEATAICGHEVTCSYRQLERVSHGIAEYLLAQGGGIADRVVIVSSRCAGLVYAMLGASRAGLTFTVADAAYPRGRIDQIIGLLGPAFVLLCGDVDSALVPPGPRVVRVPEDPKAALARFASVEGDDLSPVDPARSAYITFTSGSTGVPKGIVTHHAPLVHFVEWHVERHGFTCDEHFSMVSGLGHDPVYRDVFTPLSIGARIVCPVQATLTDPQALATWIHREGITVMHLTPPLGRLIEAGATLTGVVFERLRYLFWGGDALSPALHQRIRAVAPQAGCVNFYGTTETPQAMAFHPVDAQAVTGRIPLGKGIDGAQLLVLNEAGQLAGEGEVGEILIRSPYLSLGYWGDAALTGEKFVVNPFTGDAKDICYCTGDLGTYLPDGSVDYLGRADSQVKIRGHRVELAEIENTIARHPRICQCVVLALNEHGATKLVACCVARQAVSSAELRDALGGQLPDYMVPAQWLFLESVPLTPNGKVDRRALTRLVDTAGAAPTQPLTPLAQQLSEAWARILQVPSIDSNLTFVELGGDSLTFVQASMTLQKLIGQLPERWELIPVRELATQAVAPGVARRATRAMEVPVLLRMLAILLIVAGHFGLFGGWMVTGDTATLFLISGLGLARFQLQAIEERGDARALLRSVAAIAVPTVLYTVLIQCVFDRLHWQSLLLVSNWFAPEQVGLFNYWYIEVLVQMILLIGLVLSIGRVRRALLADPFRSLALAACALLVADVLITLFVYDASPLYNRVPQHYLAITVLGMAVHYADSTARKWVASALAVLVIGELDLFTLSGYGWAAAMVRMPIDIALPAVLALIWVRAVPVPALLARVGTLIASSTLFIYLTHYQFKSVAQRIFDQPVFALVLCLVGGVVVGYCWNSLVRWVMTRLGKGRAKRRVEAAEPVA, via the coding sequence ATGCCAAAGTCACTGCCTGACCCGACGAGTCGCCTGGCGTATCAGGCCGACACCCCGATTTTCCATGCCTTCATGGGGCAAGCGCGGGACTGCCCCGAGGCTACGGCCATCTGTGGCCACGAGGTAACCTGCAGCTACCGGCAGCTCGAACGCGTCAGCCACGGCATCGCTGAATACCTGTTGGCCCAGGGGGGCGGCATAGCCGACCGGGTCGTGATCGTCTCAAGTCGTTGCGCAGGGCTGGTCTATGCGATGTTGGGTGCCTCGCGCGCCGGGCTGACCTTCACCGTGGCCGACGCCGCCTATCCTCGTGGCCGTATCGATCAGATCATTGGCCTGCTCGGGCCCGCTTTCGTGCTGCTGTGTGGTGACGTGGATAGTGCGCTGGTTCCGCCAGGCCCACGGGTGGTCAGGGTTCCGGAAGACCCGAAGGCAGCACTGGCGCGATTCGCGAGCGTCGAGGGGGACGACCTGTCCCCGGTCGACCCGGCACGCTCGGCCTATATCACCTTCACCTCTGGCAGCACCGGTGTACCCAAAGGGATCGTCACCCACCATGCGCCGTTGGTGCACTTTGTCGAATGGCATGTCGAACGCCACGGTTTTACCTGCGATGAGCATTTTTCCATGGTATCGGGGCTGGGCCATGATCCGGTATACCGCGATGTGTTTACCCCTTTGTCGATTGGCGCGCGGATCGTCTGCCCAGTCCAGGCAACCCTGACCGACCCCCAGGCCCTGGCGACCTGGATACACCGCGAAGGGATCACGGTCATGCACCTCACGCCGCCGCTCGGCAGGTTGATCGAGGCCGGCGCCACGCTCACGGGGGTGGTGTTCGAGCGCCTGCGCTATCTGTTCTGGGGCGGTGATGCGCTCAGCCCCGCGCTGCACCAGCGGATACGAGCCGTCGCCCCCCAGGCTGGCTGCGTCAATTTCTACGGGACCACCGAGACCCCGCAGGCCATGGCCTTCCACCCCGTTGATGCGCAGGCCGTCACGGGACGGATACCGTTAGGCAAAGGCATCGATGGCGCACAGTTGCTGGTGCTCAACGAGGCCGGGCAGTTGGCGGGCGAGGGCGAAGTGGGGGAGATCCTGATCCGCAGCCCCTACCTGTCGCTGGGCTACTGGGGGGACGCGGCGCTGACCGGCGAAAAGTTCGTGGTCAACCCGTTTACCGGTGATGCCAAGGATATTTGCTATTGCACCGGCGATCTGGGCACCTACCTGCCCGATGGTAGTGTCGATTATCTCGGACGTGCCGACAGCCAGGTGAAGATCCGCGGTCACCGCGTCGAGCTGGCCGAGATCGAGAACACCATCGCGCGGCACCCGCGGATTTGCCAGTGCGTGGTGTTGGCCTTGAATGAACATGGCGCGACAAAGCTGGTGGCTTGTTGCGTGGCGCGCCAGGCAGTGTCGAGCGCTGAGTTGCGCGATGCGCTGGGCGGCCAATTGCCGGACTACATGGTGCCGGCGCAGTGGTTGTTCTTGGAGTCGGTGCCGCTCACGCCCAATGGTAAGGTCGACCGGCGCGCGCTGACCAGGCTCGTCGACACTGCGGGAGCAGCGCCCACCCAACCGTTGACACCCCTGGCACAGCAATTGAGCGAAGCCTGGGCACGCATACTTCAGGTACCGAGCATCGACAGCAATCTCACCTTCGTCGAGCTGGGCGGTGATTCGCTGACCTTCGTCCAGGCCTCGATGACCCTGCAGAAGCTGATCGGCCAGTTGCCGGAGCGCTGGGAACTGATCCCGGTGCGGGAGCTGGCGACGCAGGCGGTTGCGCCCGGGGTTGCGCGCCGGGCAACGCGGGCCATGGAAGTACCGGTCCTGTTGCGCATGCTGGCGATCCTCCTGATCGTCGCCGGGCATTTCGGGCTGTTCGGCGGCTGGATGGTGACCGGCGACACGGCGACACTGTTCCTGATTTCCGGCCTTGGCCTGGCGCGGTTTCAGCTCCAGGCCATCGAGGAACGGGGCGATGCTCGCGCCTTGCTCCGGTCGGTCGCCGCCATCGCGGTACCAACCGTGCTGTACACCGTGCTGATCCAATGCGTGTTCGACCGCCTGCACTGGCAGTCGCTGCTGCTGGTGTCCAACTGGTTTGCCCCTGAACAGGTCGGTCTTTTCAACTATTGGTACATCGAAGTGCTGGTGCAGATGATCCTGCTCATCGGCCTGGTGCTGTCGATCGGGCGGGTGCGCAGGGCGCTCCTGGCCGACCCGTTCCGTAGCCTGGCGCTGGCGGCCTGTGCGTTGCTGGTGGCCGATGTGTTGATCACGCTGTTCGTCTACGACGCCAGCCCGTTGTACAACCGGGTGCCGCAGCATTACCTGGCCATCACCGTGCTGGGCATGGCGGTGCACTACGCCGATTCGACGGCGCGCAAGTGGGTGGCCAGTGCCCTGGCGGTGCTGGTGATCGGTGAGCTCGATCTGTTCACCCTGTCCGGCTACGGGTGGGCGGCCGCGATGGTCAGGATGCCCATCGATATCGCCCTGCCGGCGGTGCTCGCGCTGATCTGGGTACGCGCCGTGCCGGTGCCGGCGCTGTTGGCGCGGGTCGGGACGCTGATCGCCTCGTCGACCCTGTTCATTTACCTGACCCACTATCAATTCAAGTCCGTCGCGCAACGTATTTTCGACCAGCCGGTGTTTGCCTTGGTGCTCTGCCTGGTGGGGGGCGTGGTGGTGGGGTATTGCTGGAACAGCCTGGTACGTTGGGTGATGACACGCTTGGGCAAGGGGCGCGCAAAGCGGCGTGTGGAGGCGGCCGAGCCCGTTGCCTGA